The following proteins are co-located in the Gloeocapsa sp. PCC 7428 genome:
- a CDS encoding ABC transporter permease, which yields MKRYFDVLQLLWGAAIAAELEYRINFILATLTSLGNLAGSLFSLFLFYRTGYTFQGWVWEEALIVLAIFTILQGFSSTFLAPNLNSIVNHVQQGTLDFILLKPISSQFWLSSHTLSPWGLPDIIFGGILISYAGGRLSLTPQDYLLSAIPLLFGLASLYSLWFMLGATSIWFVKIYNVTEVLRGLLEAGRFPIVAYPVAYRFFFTFVVPVTFLTTVPAETMLGRVELGWVIGAGVLALALLYIARIFWNFALRFYTSASS from the coding sequence ATAAAACGTTATTTTGATGTATTACAGCTATTATGGGGTGCGGCGATCGCCGCTGAATTAGAGTATCGAATTAACTTCATCTTGGCGACGCTCACAAGCCTTGGTAATCTTGCGGGCAGTTTGTTTAGTCTATTTCTTTTCTACCGAACTGGTTACACATTTCAAGGATGGGTGTGGGAAGAAGCGCTAATTGTCCTTGCGATCTTTACGATATTACAGGGATTTTCTAGTACCTTCTTAGCACCTAACCTCAACAGCATCGTTAACCACGTACAACAAGGCACACTAGACTTTATCTTACTCAAACCAATCAGTAGTCAGTTTTGGCTTTCTAGCCATACACTTTCACCTTGGGGATTACCAGATATCATCTTTGGCGGTATTCTCATCAGTTACGCAGGCGGAAGATTGAGTTTAACACCACAAGACTACTTACTCAGTGCCATTCCTTTGCTATTTGGACTTGCTAGCCTCTACAGCCTGTGGTTTATGCTGGGCGCGACAAGTATTTGGTTTGTCAAAATCTACAACGTTACAGAAGTTCTCAGAGGCTTGCTAGAAGCGGGAAGATTCCCCATTGTCGCGTATCCTGTTGCTTACCGCTTTTTCTTTACATTCGTTGTTCCCGTCACGTTTTTAACAACAGTTCCCGCCGAAACGATGTTAGGGCGCGTTGAGTTAGGCTGGGTTATCGGTGCAGGTGTACTCGCGTTAGCTTTGTTATATATTGCTAGAATTTTCTGGAATTTTGCGCTGCGTTTTTACACCAGTGCTTCTAGCTAA
- a CDS encoding GNAT family N-acetyltransferase, with the protein MQIRPAEVTDISAVLPMVASICALHETWDSAKYSFLPNPQQRYKQWLIAQAKNDKSVFLVAEDPQTKQLGAFLIGIVEREIPIYRLREFGFIHDLWVEPQYRHAGVAKQMVMLAIQHFQRIGNKGLALPNP; encoded by the coding sequence ATGCAAATTCGTCCTGCTGAAGTTACTGATATCTCCGCAGTTCTACCCATGGTTGCATCAATCTGCGCTTTGCACGAAACTTGGGACAGTGCGAAATATAGCTTCTTACCCAACCCGCAACAGCGTTATAAACAATGGTTAATCGCGCAGGCTAAAAATGACAAAAGCGTTTTTTTAGTCGCTGAAGATCCCCAAACAAAGCAATTAGGAGCGTTTTTAATTGGTATTGTAGAGCGAGAAATCCCGATTTATCGACTACGCGAATTTGGCTTCATTCACGATTTATGGGTAGAACCACAGTATCGCCATGCTGGAGTTGCAAAGCAAATGGTGATGTTGGCAATTCAGCATTTTCAACGCATCGGAAACAAGGGTTTGGCATTGCCAAACCCTTAG
- a CDS encoding aldo/keto reductase — MQTTQLGNTDVTISAIGLGGMPMSLSSRPPESQAIEVIHRALDLGVTLIDTADSYCKDESDKHHNERLIAKALQQYEGDTSKVTVATKGGLMRPNGNWTRNGNPAHLRETIRVSFEALGGDKPIDVWQYHAPDPNYTIEEALTPAKEAVESGLIRFVGVSNFSVDQIKQARDVVEIVSVQNQYNPWHRQPEFDGVLEYCANEGLTFLPWSPLGGSRRVSRLEDIPAIANLAKEKGVSVYAIVLAWLRAKSPCVVPIPGASKVASIEDSTASLDVTLSEPEILQVDQASA; from the coding sequence ATGCAAACAACACAACTCGGCAATACTGATGTGACAATCAGCGCGATTGGTTTGGGGGGAATGCCAATGTCTTTGAGTAGCAGACCTCCAGAGTCGCAAGCAATTGAGGTCATTCATCGCGCTTTGGATTTGGGCGTGACGCTGATTGATACGGCAGATTCTTATTGTAAAGATGAGTCGGATAAGCACCACAACGAGCGATTAATTGCGAAAGCTTTACAGCAGTATGAAGGCGACACAAGTAAGGTGACAGTTGCGACGAAGGGCGGCTTGATGCGTCCTAATGGCAATTGGACACGTAATGGTAATCCAGCACACTTGCGCGAGACAATTCGAGTCAGTTTTGAGGCGTTGGGTGGCGATAAACCAATTGATGTTTGGCAATATCATGCACCTGATCCTAATTACACTATTGAGGAAGCACTCACACCCGCCAAAGAAGCTGTAGAATCCGGTTTAATCCGCTTTGTTGGTGTTTCTAACTTTTCAGTAGACCAAATCAAGCAAGCGCGAGATGTTGTCGAGATTGTCTCCGTCCAAAATCAATACAATCCTTGGCATCGTCAGCCGGAATTTGATGGGGTTTTAGAATACTGTGCAAACGAAGGTTTGACGTTTTTACCTTGGAGTCCTTTAGGTGGAAGTCGGCGCGTCAGTCGTTTAGAAGATATTCCCGCGATCGCCAATCTCGCTAAAGAAAAAGGTGTTTCAGTCTACGCAATTGTTCTCGCCTGGCTGCGTGCTAAGTCGCCGTGCGTTGTCCCTATTCCTGGCGCAAGTAAGGTTGCAAGTATTGAAGACTCAACTGCATCGCTCGATGTAACTTTATCAGAACCTGAAATTCTGCAAGTAGACCAAGCTTCGGCTTAA
- the ribBA gene encoding bifunctional 3,4-dihydroxy-2-butanone-4-phosphate synthase/GTP cyclohydrolase II, translating to MQQPKTTSHPFQFDSIEAALADLKAGRCLVVVDDESRENEGDLICAAQFATPSTINFMAVEARGLICLAMMGDRLDELDLPLMVSTIPIPESHNTPFTNQTAFTISIDAAPHLGVSTGISAEDRARTIQVAINPATRPEDLRRPGHIFPIRAREGGVLKRAGHTEAAVDLARLAGLYPAGVICEIQNNDGSMARLPQLIEYAKRHDLKIISIADLISYRLKHDRLVRRETVTQLPTQFGHFQIYGYRHTLDNSEHVAIVKGDPATFADQPVMVRMHSECLTGDALGSLRCDCRMQLQAALKMIENAGSGVVVYLRQEGRGIGLINKLKAYSLQDLGLDTVEANERLGFPADLRNYGMGAQMLMDLGIHQIRLITNNPRKIAGLKGYGLEVVDRVPLLIEATDYNSNYLATKAQKLGHMLLQTYLVTVAIHWRDELNSVTERYERLEKVRHIVKTHNLLLQEEARPVAIALFGKPSLTVHLGLDQAHLAAPDWYRNGNHPYVEAIARILDDLVTLPYIRQLEFLVSSGSDPLANLQVQLDRQKLSADQLPSSVCHELETQKIYSFGEL from the coding sequence GTGCAGCAGCCTAAAACCACCTCTCATCCGTTTCAGTTTGACTCAATCGAAGCCGCGTTAGCAGACCTCAAAGCTGGTCGTTGTCTCGTGGTGGTGGATGACGAAAGCCGCGAAAATGAGGGTGATTTGATCTGCGCTGCGCAATTTGCCACGCCAAGTACGATTAATTTTATGGCGGTGGAAGCGCGGGGGTTGATTTGTCTAGCGATGATGGGCGATCGCCTAGATGAATTAGATTTGCCCTTAATGGTTAGCACCATCCCCATCCCAGAAAGTCACAATACTCCCTTTACCAACCAAACCGCGTTTACGATTAGTATTGATGCTGCGCCACACTTGGGTGTGAGTACAGGGATTTCCGCCGAAGACCGCGCCCGTACAATTCAAGTAGCGATTAATCCTGCAACACGTCCTGAAGATTTACGCCGTCCTGGTCATATTTTCCCCATTCGCGCGCGCGAAGGTGGTGTATTAAAACGCGCGGGTCATACCGAAGCTGCGGTAGATTTAGCACGTTTAGCCGGACTTTATCCAGCAGGAGTTATCTGCGAAATTCAAAATAATGATGGCTCAATGGCGCGCTTACCACAGTTGATCGAATATGCCAAGCGTCACGATTTAAAAATTATCAGTATTGCGGATCTCATCAGTTACCGCCTGAAGCACGATCGCCTGGTACGTCGTGAAACGGTGACGCAATTACCCACTCAATTTGGACATTTCCAAATCTACGGCTATCGCCACACTCTCGATAACTCCGAACACGTTGCGATTGTCAAAGGCGATCCTGCGACTTTTGCTGACCAACCTGTGATGGTGCGGATGCACTCGGAATGCTTAACGGGCGATGCTTTGGGTTCGCTGCGCTGTGATTGTCGGATGCAATTGCAAGCGGCGTTGAAAATGATCGAAAACGCGGGGAGTGGTGTTGTCGTTTACCTACGACAGGAAGGACGCGGAATTGGACTGATTAACAAGTTAAAAGCTTACTCGTTGCAAGATCTAGGCTTGGATACGGTGGAAGCAAACGAACGCTTGGGCTTTCCTGCGGATTTGCGTAACTACGGGATGGGCGCACAAATGTTGATGGATTTAGGTATTCATCAAATTCGCCTAATTACCAATAATCCACGCAAGATTGCTGGATTAAAAGGCTATGGTTTGGAAGTTGTCGATCGCGTCCCGTTACTGATTGAAGCGACAGACTACAACTCAAACTACCTAGCAACTAAAGCGCAAAAGCTAGGTCATATGTTGTTGCAAACGTATCTTGTCACAGTCGCAATTCACTGGCGCGATGAACTCAACTCGGTAACAGAACGCTATGAGCGATTAGAGAAAGTTCGTCATATTGTCAAAACGCATAACTTGTTGCTACAAGAAGAAGCAAGACCTGTGGCGATCGCTCTTTTTGGCAAACCTTCGCTGACGGTTCATTTGGGATTAGACCAAGCACACCTTGCTGCACCAGATTGGTATCGTAATGGCAACCATCCTTACGTGGAAGCGATCGCGCGGATTCTAGATGATTTAGTTACTTTACCTTACATTCGCCAACTCGAATTTTTAGTTTCTTCCGGTAGCGATCCTTTAGCTAACTTGCAAGTGCAGCTAGATCGACAAAAGTTAAGCGCAGATCAATTACCTTCTAGCGTATGTCATGAGTTGGAAACGCAGAAAATCTATAGTTTTGGAGAACTGTAG